The Mauremys reevesii isolate NIE-2019 linkage group 1, ASM1616193v1, whole genome shotgun sequence genome has a segment encoding these proteins:
- the LOC120392076 gene encoding olfactory receptor 52E2-like has translation MAAFNLTPSDSSIFILAGIPGLEAAHIWMSIPFFTFYVISLLGNFMVLFVVGKEQTLHNPMYLLLCMLALTDIGISTSVVPKALLIFWFNLKRITMDGCLTQMFFLHAIAVMHSAILVTMAFDRYIAICDPLRYTTILTNTRIAKLGLVGLTRAVLFVLPEPLFLSRLPFCANHIIPHTYCTHMTVAKMSCGDITVNRTYSSVTVFVVMGFDLTLIALSYGLIIRAILRISSKKAHLKALNTCTAHICVMLMSYTPSLFSILTQQFGQGIAPHVHIILANLYLIVPPMLNPVIYGVRTKELRDKVGKYTCRM, from the coding sequence atggcagctttcaacctCACCCCCTCTGACTCTTCAATATTCATCCTAGCGGGCATCCCTGGCCTGGAAGCTGCCCACATCTGGATGTCCATCCCTTTCTTTACATTCTACGTTATCAGCCTGTTGGGAAATTTCATGGTTCTATTTGTTGTAGGCAaagagcagaccctgcacaatccaatgtacctgctgctctgcatgctggcacTCACAGACATTGGCATCTCTACCTCTGTAGTGCCTAAGGCACTGCttatattttggttcaatttgaaaAGAATTACTATGGATGGCTGTCTCACGCAGATGTTCTTCCTTCACGCGATTGCTGTTATGCACTCGGCCATTCTTGTGACAATGGCCTTTGATCGCTACATTGCAATATGTGATCCTCTGAGATACACCACCATCCTCACCAATACACGAATAGCTAAGCTAGGACTTGTGGGTTTGACAAGAGCTGTACTCTTCGTTCTGCCCGAACCCCTGTTCTTGAGCAGGCTGCCATTCTGTGCCAACCACATTATCCCCCACACATACTGCACGCACATGACTGTGGCAAAGATGTCGTGTGGGGACATCACAGTCAACAGAACGTATAGCTCAGTGACAGTGTTTGTAGTCATGGGGTTTGACCTGACGCTCATTGCCCTGTCCTATGGCCTGATCATCAGAGCCAtcctcagaatctcctccaaGAAAGCCCACCTGAAAGCcctcaacacctgcacagcccacatctgtgtgatgcTGATGTCTTATactccctccctcttctccatTCTGACACAGCAGTTTGGTCAGGGCATCGCTCCCCATGTTCACATCATCTTGGCCAACCTGTATTTAATCGTCCCCCCCATGCTCAACCCTGTCATTTATGGGGTCAGAACCAAAGAGCTTCGTGACAAAGTGGGCAAATACACCTGCAGAATGTGA